The following nucleotide sequence is from Methylotenera sp. G11.
TGACTTATCTGGAAAATGGCGGATTGTTTCATGACCCACATTGGGCACCTCAAACATATCTTTTGCCCTTGGCACCTTCAGAGATTCCATTTATTGGGAAAGTTGAGAATATTGATAAGGATCTCTCAGCACTGGTTAATCATCTTTTTGGAGAGGGTGCATATAAAGATCCAAAAAACAGGGAAGACAGTCGAAAAAAATCCAGTGAAATTGCGTCAGACTATTACACGGACGATTTAAAAAATCGTGTTTACAAGTTATATAAAGTTGACTTTGACGCATTTTCTTATCCACAAGACACACCATTTTAGTGATTTAAAATTTTGCTTTATGACCAGAGTCTGATGCCTGATTCATTACAACAAGATATTCAGCCGGTATTTATCGGCGGGTGTGACCGGAGCGGAACAACCTTTTTAGCGTCAATGATTGGCAACACTGACTGTGCAATCACCACGCCTGAGTCTCAATTCAAAGTTGATTTCTTAAGTTGCAATGGGAAAAACTTTCACTCGCCATCGATATGGCGACTTAAGTTGTGGGGGCTATCTAAGAAGCGTTTGGAAGAGATATTTAAGTGTTCGGTTAATGGAAAAGAGCTAGTGACAAGGTTGGTTTTCGAATATGCTCAAGTTTATAAAAATAATCAGCCGCAATATTGGATAGATCATACTCCCACGAATTTTCAGAATTACAAGGTGCTTAATCAGCATTACCCGAATGCAAAGTTTGTCCATATTATAAGAGATGGACGTGCTGTTGCCTCATCTGTAATGCCCTTGGCATGGGGTCCAACCAATTCGAATGATGCCGCCGTATGGTGGCTAACTAAAATTAGCTTTGGTTTGGCTGCCCAGCTGTCAGCACCTGAAAAAGTTATCACCGTTAAGTATGAAGATATTTTGCAAAATCCAGAAACTGAACTTAAAAAAGTTTGCGCTTTTATAGGGATGCCTTATAACAAAGATATGTTGCTGGGCAAAGGGTTTTCTGTACCTGGCTATACAAAAAAACAACATTCCTCCATTGGCCAGTTGCCAGATAATAGTAAAACAGATAATTGGAAAAGTAACTTAAGCAAGCGTGATATTGAGATTTTTGAATATCATTCCTTAGGTATGCTGGAAAGTCTGGGCTATGAAGTCATACATCACAGGCCTTTAGCCATTACTAGAAAAGAGCGGTTTTTCTTTTTTTTGAATTATATTTTCCTGCAATATCTAAAGCAGACTATTCGTCGAAAATTGCGAACTTACCGAGAATTAAAGTAAATAAATATGCTTACATAATGTTCCCGATATATTGCTGTAATAATGATTTTTATCAATTGTATCAATAGGAAATTATAGTTTGAATATGATTGTAAACACTCCGGAAACCATGGCTATCAGAGTCATGATGATAGTAGCTTTTTACCCTTACCCTATAATAGGCGGTCTCGAACATCAGGCGCATGAGTTGTCAAAAAAACTTATGAGCCTTGATGTCAATGTGCAGGTTGTGTCTGGTAAGTTTGATTCTTTAAGTCCTGATAATGAAACTGTTGATGGGGTGCCAGTTTGCAGAATAAGTTTGTCGGAAATTAGACTATTACGGTTTATTCAGACTCCAATATGGTTTTTCTGGGCTATGTACACTAGGCGGAATACATTTGACATCGTTCATGTACATCAACTTTCCTGGTTTGGGTTGTTTGCCATTCTGATCGGTAAGCTATTAGGAAAGCCGGTGATCACTAAATTACCAAATGTCGGGTTTAAAGGGATCCCAGGTCTTGTCAATAGCGGTTTTGGAAAGTTGAGATTATTGATTCTTAAACTTTCTGATTCAATTGTGGCTATGTCTGATGCTAGCGTGTCTGAGCTCGAATATGTGAACTTTTCATCAAATCGTATATTGAGAGTTGCTAATGGCATTTCTTTAAAAGAATGTTCATCGAAAAGCAAAAGTGAGCATGTTGCAAAGCAATGTAAGGTAGTTTTTGTAGGTAGATTGGTGCCACAAAAAGGTGTAAGTGATCTTTTTATCGCTTGGCAGAGGATAGAAAAAGTACATCAAAATGTATCTTTAGAAATATGGGGTGATGGGCCTCTTAGAGAAAATTTAGAACGACTATGTCAAAGTCTGGGAATAAAGGACTCTGTTAATTTTGCTGGGAATGTTGCTAATGTACGTGAGAAATTAGTAGCTATGGATATATTTGTTCTACCTTCTTATGTAGAAGGGAATTCAAATGCTATTTTAGAGGCAATGTCGGTTGGGTTACCAATTGTCGCTACAAGCGTTGGCGGTGCAGAAATGCAGGTTGGTGAACAAGGGAAGGAGTTTTTGTTTGAGCCAGGAGACACTGATGGTTTGTATAGAGCTTTAGACACCTTGATTACTAATAGTGACTTACGGGGAGAGGTAGGTGAAGCTATGAGGAAAAGAATAGCCGAAAATTTTGACATTAGCTCGGTGGCTCGTTGTTATATTAAAGGATATATTTATTTAATTTCTGATAAAAAAGATGAGATATACAGCGCATCTATAATTTGACTCTGCAATCATGCTGGATGTTTACCGAAACATTTTTACAGTTCATGGTTTAGGCTTATTTTTTCAGTTTTTTAAGATTGAATGTATACATCGAAAAATGTTATTTAACGTATGAATATGCAAGGCTGCGGATAGCGATTCTGGCTTTAGACCACCTGCTGAAATCCGGCATATCCAAAATCGAAGCCCAGGACGAGATTTAAAGGCGTTCCCAGCCTAATTGTTAATTTCGGTTAAGTCGGTTGTAACCGTGGCAAGTCAATGCTATAAGCACTGGTTTTGCTTTAATTATAATAAATATCTGGGGTAGCGTTGAAATTCTCTGTTGTCATTCCTTGCTTTCAAGCATCAAATACCATTGCCAGGGCATTGGACTCACTGGTGCAGCAGACTTACTCTAATTTTGAAGTGGTTCTGGTAGATGATGCATCGGCTGATTTTGATGGGGTCTTATCTGTGATTGAATCATTCAAGAGCCTGCTTGATATTCGCGTACTGCGAAACCAGGTAAACAAGAATGGTGCGTTTGCCCGCAATCGGGGCATCGAAGCTGCACAGGGTGATTTCGTCGCGTTTCTTGATGCGGATGACAGCTGGGTGAATAACAGGCTGGCATCGGCCAAAAAGCTTATTGAGGATCTGACCCACAGGAATTTTATCATCTATGGGCAGTTTGAATTGATACAGAAAGGCCATAACGGTGCATTGCTGCCGTTGCGTGCCATTAACAGGAACGAGCTTGTATCTGAATATGTATTCGCTGCCGGGCAGCCAATGCAGACGAGCACATTTATATGTCCGATTGAAGTCGCCAGAAACGTGCTGTTTGATGAGGACTATTCGCGCCACCAGGATACTGACTTCATGATGCGGGCCCAGAGTCACGGCGTGAAACTGGTTTTCCAGAATGACAAGTGCTCGAATTACTACATCAAGCCTTCGGATATCGTTGCCAGGATCAAAGAAGGCCGCATCAATCGATTGTTCTGCAAAACCTGGCTGCAAGAGAAGTTTGCGTTTTTCAATGCGAAATCTTATGCCGGCTACCGCTTAATCGTGTATTCAAGGGTTCTGTACCTGGAAGATCGTATTTTAAAGGCATTAACGGTAGCGTTCATGTCTGCGCCCAGAATAGGATTCAAGAATTTTATTGATTTAGTTAAAACCAAAGCGCATATTATCAAGGGCAGGCTGGCTTGGGTATGTTTACTGAATTCAAATCTGTATCTGTGTTTTTCTGAATTCGGCATAGACTCCGGCATGGCAGCAACAGCTTTATTCATTTAAATATTGCAAGCCTGCATTTGTGGCCGGCAGGCTGAAATAGGCTGAAATGATAGAACAATAATGTGCAGAAGAGTGTTTGTGTAAATTGACACCTAATTAAAGACACAGGGGGCCGGTTGATGTTGCATCCATTGGTAGTGGATTTGGACGGGTCTATCATCAGTACGGATATGCTGCATGAATCCGCATTGCGGGCTTTCCGGCATCACCCTTTAGATCTGTTCCGCATCCCGCTATGGCTGTTTAAAGGCAAAGCCGCACTCAAGCGCATACTGGCTTCCCGCGCTGCATTTGACCCGGAATCGCTCCCCTATAACCAGGAACTATTAACCTGGCTCAGGCAGCAGAAAGCCGATGGCCGGACGCTGGTGCTATGCACGGCCTCAGACCGTTCGATTGCCGATGCTGTCGCGGCCCATTTGGGTATTTTCGATGAGGTGATTGCCAGTGATGGTTCAGTCAATCTTGCAGGAAGATCCAAGGCTGAGTTGCTTGAACGGCGTTTTGGCCATTCAGGTTTTGATTATGTCGGCAATTCCTGCGCCGATTTAGCGGTTTGGGAGCGCGCCAATCGTGCAGTGGTCGTCAATGCCTCCGCCGACCTGACCAAAAGAGTGGAAACCGTTTGCAAAGTCCAGCAGGTTTTCTCCCGGGAGCTGTTAGGCCTGATGACATTTTTGAGCGTGCTGCGCGTTCATCAATGGCTGAAGAACCTGTTGCTTTTCGTTCCGGTCATTGCCGCCCATCAGATGATGGTTACCGATAAGCTGGCAACGCTGGTGTTTGCTTTTTTCTCTTTCAGCATCTGTGCATCTGCCGTTTATATCATTAACGATCTTTTTGATCTGGAGAGCGATCGCCAGCACCTCCACAAAAGAGCCAGACCATTTGCTTCCGGCCAGGTTCCGGTATGGATGGGGGTAGCCCTTGTTCCGCTGCTGCTGGCTGCCAGTCTGATCCTGGGGATGTATGCCGGCCATCATTTCATTGGCTGGCTGGCATTTTATTTTCTTGTGACGTGCGCCTATTCGTGGGGCATCAAGCGCCTGGTGCTGCTGGACTGCCTGGCGCTGGCCATGCTTTACACCTTGCGTATTATTGCCGGCGCCGCTGCCGCCGGGCTGGCGATGTCTTTCTGGCTGCTGGCTTTCTCGATATTCCTGTTTCTGTCATTGGCATTCGTCAAACGCTATGCCGAACTGGCCTTGCAGCGTCTCAGCGGTAAGGAACGTACTCACGGAAGAGGATACCTGACTTCCGATGCGCCTATGATCCAGGCACTGGGCATTCCCTCCGGCTATGCTTCGGTATTGGTGCTTGCGCTTTATATTAACAGCGATGCAGTTGTCAGGATTTACCGGGTTCCCGAATACATCTGGGGAGCGGTGCCGATCATGCTGTTCTGGGTAAGCTGGATGTGGATGCAGGCCCATCGTGGCAATATGCATGATGACCCGCTGGTATTTGCTGTGAAAGACAAAACCAGTTTGCTGTGCGGGCTTGCTTTCGCAATGGTCGTGTTGATTGGCACGGTTGGCTGGACATGGTAACAGTTTCGTCATGGGGGAGGCTTGAGCAGGCTGAGCATCATGTGCAAAGCCTGACGCACAGGGATGAAGTCGCAGATGTCATCAGGCAGTCCCGCCCCGGGCTTGCCCACGGCATGGGGCGCAGTTATGGGGATGAGTGCCTGAACCCCGGAGGCACGCTGTGGCTGACGGCAGGGTTGGATCGGTTTATCCGCTTTAATGAAGAAACCGGCTGCCTGTTGTGTGAATCCGGAGTCCTGCTGCGCGATATCCAGCGGTTGGCTGTCCCGCGAGGCTGGATTCTGCCGGTGACCCCGGGCACGCAGCTGGTGACGGTAGGCGGTGCCATTGCGAATGACGTTCATGGCAAGAACCATCATGCCTATGGCTCATTTGCAGACCATGTGCGGCACATGACCCTGCTGCGCACTGATGGCGATATGATCGAGTGCGGGCCATCACAGCATCCTGAGTGGTTTGCCGCCACTGTGGGCGGCCTGGGGCTTACCGGTTTTATCCTGACGGCGGAGATTCAATTGCGGCGCGTGTCTGGCCCATGGTTGCAGGCCGAGACGATACCGTATCGGAATCTGCATGAATTCTTTACGCTGGCGGATGCTTCCGAGGCGGATTGGGAGCATACGGTTTCCTGGGTGGATTGCATTTCATCCGGCGGGGGCAGGGGGCTGTTCATGCGCGCTAATTACAGTGGGCCTTCAGGGGCGGCAGCACCGGCCGCAGCAAACATCAGCATGCCTTGCGTGCCGCCGTTTTCATTGGTGAATCCATGGACGCTAAAGGTGTTTAATGCAGCGTACTTTAACGTCAGGAAACGCCTTGCCGGGCAGGAAGATTTGCATTATGAGCGTTTTTTCTACCCGCTTGATAATATAACGGGGTGGAACCGTATGTATGGGCCTAAAGGTTTTTACCAGTATCAATGCCTGGTGCCCAGGGCGGATGGCCAGCAGGCAATACAGGCGATGCTGCATGAAATTTCGCGTACTGGCGATGGATCGTTCCTGGCGGTTTTAAAAACATTCGGCAGCAGGGCATCTTTGGGCATGCTCGGTTTCCCACAGCCCGGGGTGACACTTGCGCTGGATTTTCCGAATCAAGGCGGCAGATCATTAACGCTGTTTGAACGCCTGGATGCCATTGTGAGAGAGGCCGGCGGCAGGGTTTACCTGGCAAAGGACGCGCGTATCTCGCGTGATTTTTTTGAAGCCAGTTATTCCAGGCTGGCTGAGTTTTTACCGTACCGGGACCCTGGCATTACATCTGCCATGTCACGGCGTTTAATGGGGAGTTGATGTGTCAAGAATCATGCAACGGATCGTGATCATCGGCGCCAGTTCTGCCATTGCTGAGAAGTGTGCGCGGCTCTGGCTCAGGCAGGCACCGGCAGACATGGTGCTGGTGGGGCGGAACATTCACAAAATAGAAGCGATTGCCGCTGATCTCAGGATCCGCAGCCCTGAATCCAGCATTACATGCCTGGAAACTGATTTTAATGATCCCCTGAAAATTCGGGCACTGGTTGATGGCATTGCAAGTGCCGCCAGGGTCGACATTGTGCTGATAGCGCATGGAGCATTACCGCAGCAGCAATGCTGCCAGCAGGATCTGGTCTTGTGCCGCGAAGCTTTGGATATCAATGCCATATCGCCGGTCCTGTTTGCAGAAGCATTTGCCGGGCGTATGGAGGAAGCCAATGCCGGTACCCTTGCAGTCATCAGTTCAGTTGCGGGTGACCGTGGCCGTAAATCGAATTATGTGTATGGTGCCGCAAAAGGCCTCGTTACGCGCTATGTACAAGGCTTGCAGCACCGACTGGCAGGCACCGGGGTGAAAGTGGTTCTCATCAAGCCAGGGCCAACCGATACGCCCATGACCGCGCAGCTCAAACAGCAAGGCAAGGCACTGGCGGATGCGGACGCAGTTGCCGCCAGTATTGTGAAGGCGATCAGGCAAGGCAGGTCACTGGTTTATGTTCCGGCCAGGTGGCGCTTGATCATGATGGTCATTCGGCATTTGCCGGAATGCATTTTTAAAAGAATGGATATTTGAATGATCAATAGAAAGTTTTTTGATCGTGAAGATTAAACTTACGGATATTGGTGCCTTATGCAGCGCATAAAAACGAATACCTTGTTAAAGGCTGGCATGGTTTTTCTCATCGCATTCGTACTGTTTTTTTTAAGCATGGACAAACGCATCAATGTCTATGACGAAGGCATTGTGCTGACTGCGGCGATGCGGGTGAATGCGGGGGATATTCCGCATCGGGATTTCTATATCAATTACGGACCTGCCGAGTTTTATATATTGTCATGGCTGTTCGATCTGTTTGGCCAGCACGTGATCGTTGAGCGCTTGTTTGATTTAACCGTGCGGGCAGGCATCGTGACTGCGGTCTATACACTGCTGATGCAGCATTGCAGAACATTGATCGTAGCCATCATCAGCGCGATTGCTGCATTGTGGCTGGCTGCGATCAGCATGCATGGTTACCCGATATACCCGGCCTTACTCCTCGCTATCGTGGCGACCGCGATCATGGTTAAGAGCGCTAGCTCAGGCGCCTCAAGCCGGTATCCGCTTGCGGCGGGACTGCTGACCGGGTTAACGGCTTATTTCAGGTACGACATCGGTTTTTTGCTGTTTGTTGCCAACCTGGTTTCGGTATTGCTGATCAGTTTATCGGGTTTGAAAACCCATGCCGACCAGATGATAAAGAATATATCCCTATACACTCTCGCAAGCGGCATCCCGGTCCTAATGCTGTTAGGCTTTTACTGGCTGAACGGGGCGATCGCATCCTTTGCTCACGACATCATATTTTTCCCTGTAGGGCATTACGCAAAGTTCAGGGGGCTGCCATTCCCCGAGGTGTTTTCAGTGGAATCAGGCGTGGTATATTTTCCGCTCATTCTGGTGTTGGTCGTGATCGCCGCATTTCTGGCAAAAACGATCCAGGCTGATGAAAAGACGCGTCGCCATGCGTTATTGCTGGGGGGATCTCCCCAGCATGGAAGTGTCAACTTCCTGATATTTTTTACAGTATTGCTTGTTTTTTTCTATGCCAAAGGCATTGTCCGCATTGGCCCTGCACAAATGCAGCTGGCGCTGATCCCGGCGTTAATGGTCCTGGCCATGATACTGGAGTACGGCATCAGAACCCAAAGCTGGCTGGGCTGGATTGCAATCATCCTCGTCATACATACAAGTGGCTCGGCCCTG
It contains:
- a CDS encoding sulfotransferase family protein encodes the protein MPDSLQQDIQPVFIGGCDRSGTTFLASMIGNTDCAITTPESQFKVDFLSCNGKNFHSPSIWRLKLWGLSKKRLEEIFKCSVNGKELVTRLVFEYAQVYKNNQPQYWIDHTPTNFQNYKVLNQHYPNAKFVHIIRDGRAVASSVMPLAWGPTNSNDAAVWWLTKISFGLAAQLSAPEKVITVKYEDILQNPETELKKVCAFIGMPYNKDMLLGKGFSVPGYTKKQHSSIGQLPDNSKTDNWKSNLSKRDIEIFEYHSLGMLESLGYEVIHHRPLAITRKERFFFFLNYIFLQYLKQTIRRKLRTYRELK
- a CDS encoding glycosyltransferase family 4 protein, which produces MIVNTPETMAIRVMMIVAFYPYPIIGGLEHQAHELSKKLMSLDVNVQVVSGKFDSLSPDNETVDGVPVCRISLSEIRLLRFIQTPIWFFWAMYTRRNTFDIVHVHQLSWFGLFAILIGKLLGKPVITKLPNVGFKGIPGLVNSGFGKLRLLILKLSDSIVAMSDASVSELEYVNFSSNRILRVANGISLKECSSKSKSEHVAKQCKVVFVGRLVPQKGVSDLFIAWQRIEKVHQNVSLEIWGDGPLRENLERLCQSLGIKDSVNFAGNVANVREKLVAMDIFVLPSYVEGNSNAILEAMSVGLPIVATSVGGAEMQVGEQGKEFLFEPGDTDGLYRALDTLITNSDLRGEVGEAMRKRIAENFDISSVARCYIKGYIYLISDKKDEIYSASII
- a CDS encoding SDR family NAD(P)-dependent oxidoreductase; its protein translation is MSRIMQRIVIIGASSAIAEKCARLWLRQAPADMVLVGRNIHKIEAIAADLRIRSPESSITCLETDFNDPLKIRALVDGIASAARVDIVLIAHGALPQQQCCQQDLVLCREALDINAISPVLFAEAFAGRMEEANAGTLAVISSVAGDRGRKSNYVYGAAKGLVTRYVQGLQHRLAGTGVKVVLIKPGPTDTPMTAQLKQQGKALADADAVAASIVKAIRQGRSLVYVPARWRLIMMVIRHLPECIFKRMDI
- a CDS encoding UbiA family prenyltransferase, with translation MLHPLVVDLDGSIISTDMLHESALRAFRHHPLDLFRIPLWLFKGKAALKRILASRAAFDPESLPYNQELLTWLRQQKADGRTLVLCTASDRSIADAVAAHLGIFDEVIASDGSVNLAGRSKAELLERRFGHSGFDYVGNSCADLAVWERANRAVVVNASADLTKRVETVCKVQQVFSRELLGLMTFLSVLRVHQWLKNLLLFVPVIAAHQMMVTDKLATLVFAFFSFSICASAVYIINDLFDLESDRQHLHKRARPFASGQVPVWMGVALVPLLLAASLILGMYAGHHFIGWLAFYFLVTCAYSWGIKRLVLLDCLALAMLYTLRIIAGAAAAGLAMSFWLLAFSIFLFLSLAFVKRYAELALQRLSGKERTHGRGYLTSDAPMIQALGIPSGYASVLVLALYINSDAVVRIYRVPEYIWGAVPIMLFWVSWMWMQAHRGNMHDDPLVFAVKDKTSLLCGLAFAMVVLIGTVGWTW
- a CDS encoding FAD-binding oxidoreductase is translated as MVTVSSWGRLEQAEHHVQSLTHRDEVADVIRQSRPGLAHGMGRSYGDECLNPGGTLWLTAGLDRFIRFNEETGCLLCESGVLLRDIQRLAVPRGWILPVTPGTQLVTVGGAIANDVHGKNHHAYGSFADHVRHMTLLRTDGDMIECGPSQHPEWFAATVGGLGLTGFILTAEIQLRRVSGPWLQAETIPYRNLHEFFTLADASEADWEHTVSWVDCISSGGGRGLFMRANYSGPSGAAAPAAANISMPCVPPFSLVNPWTLKVFNAAYFNVRKRLAGQEDLHYERFFYPLDNITGWNRMYGPKGFYQYQCLVPRADGQQAIQAMLHEISRTGDGSFLAVLKTFGSRASLGMLGFPQPGVTLALDFPNQGGRSLTLFERLDAIVREAGGRVYLAKDARISRDFFEASYSRLAEFLPYRDPGITSAMSRRLMGS
- a CDS encoding glycosyltransferase family 2 protein, which produces MKFSVVIPCFQASNTIARALDSLVQQTYSNFEVVLVDDASADFDGVLSVIESFKSLLDIRVLRNQVNKNGAFARNRGIEAAQGDFVAFLDADDSWVNNRLASAKKLIEDLTHRNFIIYGQFELIQKGHNGALLPLRAINRNELVSEYVFAAGQPMQTSTFICPIEVARNVLFDEDYSRHQDTDFMMRAQSHGVKLVFQNDKCSNYYIKPSDIVARIKEGRINRLFCKTWLQEKFAFFNAKSYAGYRLIVYSRVLYLEDRILKALTVAFMSAPRIGFKNFIDLVKTKAHIIKGRLAWVCLLNSNLYLCFSEFGIDSGMAATALFI